The DNA window CGCTGGTCCCCTGGACAACACAGCTTGCCAGCACGAGCCTCCCCAGCAGGGTAAATCTTTTGATATTAAATTTTCTTTGCCGTAATATACACGATTTTCCGTTGTCTATGGCGGTGCAACTAGCAACTACTAATTGTCAGTTTTCTAAAATGGTAATACTGTTGATGTTGTGATGccacatttatttcatttagtgCAGTGTTTTTGAATATTGTTTTCTATTAAAGATGTATTTGTCCATAGATACCATCAATCTTTTGAATTATGTGACAGAATCTAGCCCTCACTGGACTGATCTTTCACCACAACTTTTGAGAAACAAGCAGGTATTAAGACTTTcctattgttgttgttgttattgatGTTGTCATCCTAAGTTTCTTATTCATGATTATGATGATGCTGATGTTAtgctactattactactactactactactaataataataataataataataatactgttgtTTCGATAGTATTGAACAATATTTAAGGGATTATGGATGGTTTtccagttatatatatatatatatatatatatatatatatatatatatatatatatatatatatatatatatacacacacataaatatatttaattatttattaatttactttTATTAGCTTCAGGATATACTTTTGCAAAGAGAAGAAGAGCTGGCACGGTTGCATGAAGAAAATAACAAGCTTAAAGAATTTCTGAATTCTTCATTTGTGAAATGCTTGGAAGAGAAAACAAAGGTGGGAAGAACAAAAATTTTAATCAAAGCAAATTTAATGAATGTTTAATACATGGTGAATGAtgaggattgtttttttttttttgtatttggaCTTGTAacagtttctttttctttgagAGACTCAGACCACTGTAATTTGTTAACTCTGTAATAGAACTGAGGTGCTTTTCCTGAAACCTATTTAACGCTACATCATTCGTAGTGATTAGTCATTAGTTGTCTCTTAATGCTCCAACGTGTTTCCCAAAACGTTCTTAGTTATGTATATCTTTTAGATTCTTTCGTAAAGTCGGTCTGAGCCCCTCTTAGCTGTCTCTTATCGCTGTTGTCAGCTTATACTGCTCATGTAAAATAAGACAAACATTTTGTTAAGGCTACAATTTCATAACGAAACATCACCTAAAAAATAACTGACAAAATGATATGACATGATATGTCCATATGACAAAATGATTTTGTCTGATACATGATAGGTTATTGACCATATTTGATAGGTTTCATCCTTGCGCTCTGTGCAGCAAATTGGCCTCAGTAATGCACGGATTCATAATGAAAGATAAGTGATGCGGTgttgattatgtatttatttattaattgggAAGGGGGGAGGTTTCTTCTGATATTCTGGTGGACGTATTCCCCCTATTTCCAACGCCTCTGGAATGCACACACCTCTCTAAATGTGCCAAAGTCACAGTATGTCAAAACTTCATGGTTTATGAGGTTGATAAGATTCGACACTGCATGTTTATTTACTTGTAAGTCTAATATGATTTCCCCAAAATATCACCCTGGAATAGAGAAGTCTACACTGAAGCACATAGGACATTCTGTTAAGTTAAGAAACTTTTCTTTCGGCTATTGTGCCATTGCCCGTAATAGTATCaaagacatgcacacatattgGTGCATGCAGgtgtttaataaaacaaatacaaataaaatgttgattCTACAGTCTGGGGAGGTGGGTTTGTACACCCAATTGGCAAAAATCATATTTACGATTAGATGattcaatttaatttaaataatgataataataataataataataataataaatcatatttATGATTAGATTATTCTATTTgtgaattttgtattttttaaggTTATCCCCAGTTCTGATTAGTGCAATATTTTGAAAGATTCctgcagtgttttttatttaaaaagaaaactactTTCTTTCATGCGGCAATCAAGCAGTTGCTGCAATAATCAATTCTCGAGCCATTGatgtcaaccaatcagatcATCCAGTGCCTATTAATGTCACACTTAAGCTCTCCCTTAAACAATCTCTTAAGAGATTATTTGTGAAACTGATGTAGGAAAAGAAATCCCTTTCGTAAGATATATTTTTAGACACTAAGACTCATCATTAtcgggaaacgcaccccaggaTGTTCACAACAAGGGATCTACAATGATTTTTATTGTGTTGGACATTTTCCTTCTTACAGAGTATAAACTCTGGCATTGGAAATATTCTGTCTTACACACACTGAGGTTCTTATAATACTATTTTTCCCTCACAGATAGTACTATCTGCTCAGACAGGATATGCCAAAAAGAGCAAAAAACGGACACGCGAGGATGAAGGAAGATTATATCCcagccattttttttctgccaCTCAGGGTAAACGAACACTTCAAAACCTCTCTTTGGATTTCTGCCCCACAGAGGAGCGGGCTGCTGCCCCACCTACCAGCCCCTGCCTTCTGCAGACTCTACCTTTGAGGAATCAGGACTCAATTGACTCATCCAAATTCAACACCAGTAGTGACCCTTGCATTTACAGGAGCCCCACAGTCAGTCCTTCATCTCATTGCGATTCCGGGGTTAACAGTGACCCTTCCAGCTTCTTCAACTCCCCAGCTAACCACTATTCTACCTACAGTGTCGACATAAATTCATTGCCACATGGCAATGTCATCAATACTGAAATCCAGCAAGCCGCACAGCCAGATTTCCTGTTTAAATCTGATGATCTGGAGAACTACAACCTGGTATCAACAGCCTTGCTAGAAGTCCACACTCCATACTGCCTCAAATCTAATAATACACCACAGACACATCATCGTCTTCTAGGGAGCAACATTGCTCAGTGCTCCTCCCCATACACTCCCCAGGGCAGGACAGATTTAGCCTTCACCATGTCCTTGAACCCTTCCAGTGGTGTGAGGACGCACAGTTATCCTCAGGGACAAGCTTTTGTCAGAAGAGACACACATGGGGGCTGGAACTTTACATGGATACCCAAACATGTGCACTAGCTGTGTGTCACTATacacacaaaacaacaaaagacatacaAGCAAAGGATACAACTATAAAAAAAGGATacaactattaaaaaaaaaactgttttcaaCGCTGGTCTTAGCAATTCTGTTTGAGGAATATCTGAAAagaataattatttataaagttataaagtataaagtaattGTCCATCAAAATGAACAAATAGAAAATTTTATGTCAGCAAAACTTATGAATTAAAATTCTAAGGACGTTTAAAGGTATTTCTgtgaattaaatacatttactttATTGGACTATAAATGATGAAAATATTTGACTCAATTAAAATTCCTTATTTATTGTATCACaactattaattattaattaattcataaataaatttattttaaagggCATTCCTTAAATTTTTCCTTATACCATTTTTGATATTGCGTGATTAATAACTTAAATATTGATTACTTGATTGATTACTTGATCAATAACCCAAATGCAAAACAATTCTTAAGTGAAGCAGTTTGACTTTGCTTGAACCAtgtaattcattcattcattagcTTAACTTAACCTTAAAAAACACAGATAAAATGTGTGCTAATATAATTCAGATTGGTTAAACTACCTCACAATTCAAAAGTCATGCACTTCTGTGATGACAAAGATATGAACACAATTTGCTCTGTATACTGTTCCAAGTTTTATACGTCTCCTCAGAATGTTCTGCTATATCTTTACTGTATACTTTGCTGAAATTTCAAACAGCATATACTCTATTATCTTTGTAATAATTTGTGATATACATTCTAACTGTTCTGCTCTGTACTCTTCTGTGCAGTTTTTTGTGATGTCTGTTACGTACTCAATCTATATTTTATCTTGGTTCTTCAGTCATTCTACAGAAACATTATAATCAATAGTCATTACAGCTTTCAACTCTTAGAAAGCCATGCACCATAAAAAGTGATTAACAAATGTGTCTAGAAACTTGCTAACTGATAGATTTAGTTCACAACAATAACATAGGAACAGAAATTTCTAaacttcacattatattacTGAATATCTACTTTGATTATctgaaattaattattaattattattattaattatctGTTAAACTATAAGTGGTCTAATTTAGACTCCTTACTGTATTGTGTGATATGTGATTAACTTAGCAGGAATGTCTGTACCAAACTGCGTACCActaaaatattgcaattgcaAATAATTGTAAATCATTGGATTTCTAATCAATGCTATTAACTTTAAAtatgattaaatatttaaagtatttaaaaatagGTTAAAATGTTGATTAATGGATTTCATATTTTGAATGTATATAAATTTGtttatgaaatgcattttccaTATGCAGTATTCAATTTCTTTTAAATACTTTATCACTAGCTATCTGTGATTCTTTTTTGGTTTATCCATGtagttttattcttttttactttaatttagaAATCTAATACATTTTTTCAAACATAATCTGAACATAATTTATGTAACAAGTTCAAAGTATTTTATATAGTTGCACACTAGGAGCAGGGAAATAAAAAGGCGagcaaaatacatttgtaattTTTCTAAGTATGATTTAAATTGCCCTGGTACAATCAATATTCCTTATTATATTTAagattcatttttgtttttatgtacaCAATATTTTCCTGTTGCTCCATTGTGTTCAGGCTCATAACCCAAGTTTATAGTTTGGTAAAATGCAATTTGATTCaagatttattgtcatatgtattAAATATAgaatgtactaaaatacaatgaaattcttatttGCATGTCTGCTCACAGCCTGACACTTAAGCGATACTAAATATAAGTATAAACGATGTAGCAGCAATGAAGATGTACATAAATATGACATAAAAGGACAAATAAATATGACAACAGTATGACATGTAGCAGTAATAGCGTACAGTAATATGATGATATAAATAACAATGTCAACAGTATAACCAGATAGCAGCAGTGGGGATGTGATaacaaaagaataaaataaaagtaacgGCAACAGTATAGACATACAACAACAGTACAGCATAAGGTAATAGTGGCAGTGTGAGGAAATGTTAATATCATTGGCTGTTTATTTGTCTTACTGGGAAGAAACTGTCTCTAAATCTGGAAGTATGTGTGCGGCTGTACTTTAGGCACTTGCCAGAGAGTGAAAAGTGGCAATGCTTGGAGGCTGAAGTCTCACTTTCCTGAGGCAGCCCATAAAGAAGTCTGATGTCTTGAACCACCAGAAGCTGTGTGCCCATGATTTTCTGTGCTGCCTTAACCACACTCTGCAACTTTCAGTTATGTGCTGAGCAGCTGCCATACCAGGATATGATACATCTTGTGTGGATGGACTCCGCAGCTCCCCTGAAGAAGCTGGTCAGGGCTATAGGAGAAattgaaaattacatttaaaagttataaaaatatagatataaaaGTCTGAACAGCACAGACTCAAGCATTTCAACCAGCTGGACACAAGTGACACAGATGACTATGTTTCACTGTCTCTGCATGAGAACCAGCGCAGACTCCAGCATTTCAATCTGCAGGTTTCTAATACCAAACACAGGTGACCATGTTTTATTGACTTTGTGTGACTTTGTGTGAGAACCAACATAGGCTCGAGCATTTCAACCAGCCAGTCCCATACACCAAACACAGGTGACGATGTCACATTGATTCTGTGTGAGGACCTACACAACCTCAAAAATTTTAATCAGTCAATCCCTTATATAACACCTGTCTAAGACCAAGAAGTGGGTTTTTTCCCTCAACACTATAGAACAAATGAGGCCCTCGACTTCCCTAGAGACATCCAGCCAACCCACTCTATTGATAGGTTGGGGGGATTCCCAAAATCCCTTGAGGGAATATTGAGGTTTGGAGAGTACAGGCAGAGAGTGACTGGCCCATCCTTAATGATACAGTTAAACCCCTCCCAGATGTCCACCAGATTGATTCTGTGAGAGAAGTGAAAGGGGGAGCCTCCAGAAaagggtgagagagagaaacaggTTAGGAAGAACATGTCCCTCTGTGTTCCTGTTCTGTACTGGGCAGAAAAAGGGCTCATTAAGCAACAGCAGAAATTCAATCCTGGTTTTTATAGAGGAGGCCAATGTCACCACCTACCCCTATTAGAAGCTTCTTCATAGTATCTCCGTTTTAGAACTATAAAACTTATAGGTATAACCTATGGAGGGTaacaatatttaataaataaatctaatttaaatgattattaataaatatgacaattaaatgattatttaaagtataattaaatttacattcaaattactatttaaataatagtttaaaaagttatttaaatgattgtttaaatgaccatttaaatgataccagcaACCATTATAATCATCTAAGGCACCCAACAAACTCAGTTAGGCAGGCTCCAAACAAAGCATAACGCCTGTTTGGTTACATTCATAGGCATCTCTAGACCTCTTTTACAGGGGCACGTGCCCCAATATTTATGTTCTGTGACCCTATAAAATATCTCAGGTTCAATTCATATGGGggatgagggtggggggggagctttATGTCTAGCAACGTCCCTGGTTACATTGCAAACTAAGGCCTTGTCCACAGGTACatgggtatttttaaaaacattgtttttcctcctccattattaaaaaaatccctTGCAAACAAACACTCCACATGAAAATGCTACAAACGCGCTTTCAAGAGCATACTTGCCTAATGTAAACATTGAACGGCACACACTGATGTCAAACTAAATGGATAATAGGACACATTCTGACGTTACAAGCCAAAACTCCATTTTCCCTGTCTACACTTTGACGCTGAAAACAGAGTTTCTGAAACTCTTCACCCTGTACAGAGTTTTGCCGTTTGCATGTGCCCAAAAAAATATCCGTGTACATGTGGACAAGACTTAAATCACAACAGGTCACTCTCACCTAATTGATTGAATTTTGGTTTATAACCGCATTTTGTCTGTTCCAGGGGCTGTATACATCCTAACTTCCCAAAATCCTAAATAAGCTCTTGTAACTTTAGGATAACTGGTAAGTAATTGTACATATCATGACTTAAGACAAGAAATGTATCGAAGCATGATACATACTGTATCCTCAtcagacccaaggaaaaaaagtgtccttcaattttaggttatttgtctttggaggaaatattAACTCATGACTCAAAAGCGAATAAATGCATCAAAGTATTAGTCAGTTccaacaaaatgaaaagtacaattagcatcgttttaaccatgagagtcaaaatgcttagatatactGTTAGAATGTTAGTACAAGTATGCTCCCGAACTCCACAATTCTGATAGTTGGTTCCCATATTCTCATTGTCAGTGACTGGTCATTTTTCATTACCAAACTGCTACTTATTCATGTCAAAGACACCACTTTAAACTTTGCAAGGCTCTACATTACAATATGTATTGTTCAATGGCCAGAGAAAGCACTTGCACGCACATGTAACTTCTTCAGAGTGGAAGacagtacaatagcaaacaaaaaactcacacagcactgtataaaacaaaacagcaaaatggcaacaAAATCATGTATTGTAGGAACTAAAAAGACAATGCTGCCtcactgcaatttatggaatGTATTTTTACAGTTTCCTCAGGTGCTTAATTACATTGACCAAGCCATTAGTGCATATTGTCAATTCCAAATGCAAACATTCTTGCTCAACAGAAAACACCTTAACATTGCTTGCACATCTTTTTTCATTACAGAAGGACTTTTTGCAAAACACTAGTCACAGTGATCATCTAGTAACAAAATCATATGGGAATGACTCATCAAgctagtcactatcaatggcAGTAGCTGCTAACACCCTGCTCCAATCCCTTTTCCTGAATTAGCCCAAACTGGCACTTGGTTAACTACATCCTGCAAATCTAAACCACTCAAGAGCTGCTAACACAGTATAAAAGTTGTGGtaatttggtttaatttttaaacacaAAACTGTCATGGATCTGGACAGGTTTAGAGCATGGATGAGGCATAGTAGGTCGGAACAGAaatgtggacgacccacttgcgccTCATGGGACAGAAGGggtttattacagtttttcccaatcattttaacacgcgtctcaataccatgtccactttttcaaaacacttaacacatgcaccataccattggaccatgtgagctaaactatgtatacgtttgcattgctttgacacaatatgcattcaatcaccacttcccccaaatttcatgaatacttctctcagtcagtgttcgccaccagcaactacagccgatttttcagacgtttagataatctgttcaaaacagttaactttcaggtcaaaacctaatgaaatttagagcactgtcaattgaaatatgctgcattttgacagacaaaggacactatgcacttgcactaacacaaataattgtgcttttagcagaaatttcctaattttgtttttgtttgctgcttcatTACCATCTACATCATCTATACgaatgaggccatggagtgtccctttcctttttgcaaggcaacacaaataatctgtgcaaaaacagtgggtatggcaacacatatattacagtacaacatttacatgtatttatttagcaggcacttttatccaaagcgacttacagtgaagtactatatctacagagacagtccccctggagcaagttggggtcaagggccttgctcaggggcacaatgatggcacctcctgggagtgaactcacaatcttctggggttcctaatgggagcccagccagatccctaactactagaccaccaccatccccctagatcagagatctccaagtcctggtcctggagagctactgtccagtaggttttctatcctacctggcttctgatgagccacacctgttcctggtatttacttgagtataggtgtgactcatcagaagccaggtaggatagaaaaacctactggacagtagctctccaggactggagttggagacccctgccctagatcaccccaagcattttacaatggttgaagctggaaagctgaatgaaaacacacaccagcctgaaatttcagctaagaacctatctaggaatttgtttggttagtgccaatttgccatatgtacaaaaggggccatctttggattggcattttctgctaggaatgaaatatttacatactgcaaaaaagaaacagcaacacttacatgatttctaatgaaatacactcacctaaaggattattaggaacaccatactaatacggtgtttgaccccctttcgccttctgaactgccttaattctacgtggcattgattcaacaaggtgctgaaagcattctttagaaatgttggcccattttgataggatagcatcttgcagttgatggagatttgtgggatgcacatccagggcacgaagctcccgttccaccacatcccaaagatgctctattgggttgagatctggtgactgtgggggccattttagtacagtgaactcattgtcatgttcaagaaaccaatttgaaatgattcgagctttgtgacatggtgcattatcctgctggaagtagccatcagaggatgggtacatggtggtcataaagggatggccatggtcagaaacaatgctcaggtaggccatggcatttaaatgatgcccaattggcactaaggggcctaaagtgtgccaagaaaacatcccccacaccattacaccaccaccaccagcctgcacagtggtaacaaggcatgatggatccatgttctcattctgtttacgccaaattctgagtc is part of the Paramormyrops kingsleyae isolate MSU_618 chromosome 17, PKINGS_0.4, whole genome shotgun sequence genome and encodes:
- the gmnc gene encoding geminin coiled-coil domain-containing protein 1, with the translated sequence MSTALSCQDVSFVGGQRYDGPYSIMTSLDSVDVSRETLDSYWSAGPLDNTACQHEPPQQDTINLLNYVTESSPHWTDLSPQLLRNKQLQDILLQREEELARLHEENNKLKEFLNSSFVKCLEEKTKIVLSAQTGYAKKSKKRTREDEGRLYPSHFFSATQGKRTLQNLSLDFCPTEERAAAPPTSPCLLQTLPLRNQDSIDSSKFNTSSDPCIYRSPTVSPSSHCDSGVNSDPSSFFNSPANHYSTYSVDINSLPHGNVINTEIQQAAQPDFLFKSDDLENYNLVSTALLEVHTPYCLKSNNTPQTHHRLLGSNIAQCSSPYTPQGRTDLAFTMSLNPSSGVRTHSYPQGQAFVRRDTHGGWNFTWIPKHVH